A genomic window from Gossypium hirsutum isolate 1008001.06 chromosome D12, Gossypium_hirsutum_v2.1, whole genome shotgun sequence includes:
- the LOC107947460 gene encoding protein EXORDIUM-like 4: MASFFSIRLISLNLLLLICFIPSICYGATFDPFTDKTKITYHDGPILTGIVNLHIIWYGKPEEIQREVIMDFLETLNTEGDKKVQPHISRWWNVVESYQLAMKGKPTIGVESPKIKVKVEKEDTIDYAYGKVLTTQYDIPRLIKDVNHGDPNLLPLIITAKDVSMHGLCAGKCADHGIFENNKGFIVIGDPEIECPGACGWPFHEVDAGPKGPIFKPPNKNMAADAMVVALASALVNTITNPQNTGFYGGIEFDPIESATACKGIFGPGAAPGNPGKVFTDRKNGENFSAHGNNGRKFLLPAIWNPATSTCWTITSRYFST, translated from the exons ACCTCTTGTTGCTCATTTGCTTTATTCCATCTATTTGTTATGGAGCTACCTTTGATCCCTTCACTGACAAAACAAAAATCACCTATCATGATGGCCCAATCCTCACTGGAATCGTAAATTTACACATTATCTGGTATGGAAAGCCTGAAGAAATTCAAAGGGAAGTGATTATGGACTTCCTTGAAACATTGAACACAGAAGGCGATAAGAAAGTCCAACCTCACATTTCAAGATGGTGGAATGTGGTTGAAAGCTATCAATTGGCTATGAAGGGAAAACCAACAATAGGAGTTGAGAGCCCTAAAATCAAAGTGAAAGTGGAAAAAGAGGACACCATTGATTATGCATATGGGAAAGTCTTGACAACACAATATGATATTCCACGTCTTATTAAAGATGTCAATCATGGAGATCCAAACCTCCTCCCTCTCATCATAACCGCAAAAGATGTGAGTATGCACGGGCTTTGCGCTGGAAAATGTGCTGACCATGggatttttg AGAACAATAAGGGATTCATCGTGATTGGAGACCCTGAAATAGAATGTCCTGGAGCATGTGGATGGCCTTTCCATGAGGTTGATGCAGGGCCAAAGGGACCCATCTTTaaaccaccaaataaaaatatggCAGCTGATGCAATGGTAGTTGCATTGGCAAGTGCATTAGTTAATACAATCACCAATCCCCAAAATACGGGCTTTTATGGTGGAATCGAGTTTGATCCAATCGAATCTGCTACGGCTTGTAAAGGCATTTTCGGCCCCGGAGCCGCCCCTGGAAACCCTGGCAAGGTCTTTACTGATCGAAAAAATGGCGAGAATTTCAGTGCTCATGGAAATAACGGGCGCAAGTTCTTGCTTCCCGCAATTTGGAACCCTGCAACTTCTACCTGTTGGACTATCACTTCTCGCTATTTTTCTACTTGA